One genomic segment of bacterium includes these proteins:
- a CDS encoding uracil-DNA glycosylase, giving the protein MSGDTDIRDLALAWLKQVQAAGETFVFLPEAGKTPATAPQPTQANPAVEAAQAGPADEAARTVEPSEVKQPIASPDTQPQAASTPEESLEAFGKRISGCKLCELHKGRTNFVFGAGDPQADLMFVGEGPGAEEDRQGLPFVGASGQLLTKIIASVGFRREEVYIANMVKCRPPGNRDPLETEIAACNPYLLRQIELIRPKVIVTLGRHSAYFFHGRQDSMRALRSRVVSYNGISVVSTYHPAALLRNPEYKRDTWEDMLLARTEYDRLGGRPSSGEVFRPPKKE; this is encoded by the coding sequence GTGAGCGGGGATACGGACATCCGTGATCTGGCCCTGGCCTGGCTCAAGCAGGTCCAGGCCGCGGGCGAGACTTTCGTGTTCCTGCCCGAGGCCGGAAAGACCCCGGCCACAGCCCCGCAGCCGACACAGGCAAACCCGGCAGTCGAGGCTGCGCAGGCCGGTCCCGCGGACGAGGCGGCACGGACAGTCGAACCGTCTGAAGTGAAACAGCCCATAGCCTCTCCGGATACGCAGCCGCAGGCCGCGTCAACGCCAGAGGAGTCCCTGGAGGCGTTTGGGAAACGGATTTCGGGCTGCAAGCTCTGCGAGCTGCACAAGGGGCGGACCAATTTCGTGTTCGGCGCGGGCGACCCGCAGGCCGACCTGATGTTCGTGGGCGAGGGCCCGGGCGCCGAGGAGGACCGTCAGGGCCTGCCTTTCGTGGGCGCGAGCGGCCAGCTCCTGACTAAGATCATCGCCTCGGTCGGTTTCCGGCGCGAGGAGGTGTATATCGCCAACATGGTCAAGTGCCGCCCACCCGGCAACCGTGACCCGCTGGAGACCGAGATCGCCGCCTGCAACCCCTATCTGCTGCGGCAGATCGAGCTGATCCGTCCCAAGGTGATCGTGACCCTGGGCCGTCACAGCGCCTATTTTTTCCACGGCCGCCAGGACTCGATGCGTGCGCTGCGCAGCCGGGTGGTCAGCTATAACGGGATCAGCGTGGTGAGCACCTATCACCCGGCGGCCCTGTTGCGCAACCCGGAGTACAAGCGCGACACCTGGGAGGACATGCTCCTGGCCCGCACCGAGTACGACCGTCTGGGCGGACGGCCCTCCAGCGGGGAGGTGTTCCGCCCGCCGAAAAAAGAGTGA
- a CDS encoding acyl-CoA thioesterase, with translation MPFETSSQITVRYAETDRMGVVYHANYLVWMEVGRTDFLAELGFPYGELEESGVLFPLCETSMRLLGPCRYEDRLTVVTRLTRLQSRKVVFGYRVLKAEELMVTGVTEHICTDRLMKVRKLPPDLYEALDRALDRTDEKLTAGSLERTGH, from the coding sequence GTGCCGTTCGAGACAAGCTCGCAAATAACGGTGCGCTACGCCGAGACCGACCGCATGGGTGTTGTTTACCACGCCAACTATCTGGTCTGGATGGAGGTGGGCCGGACCGATTTCCTGGCCGAGCTGGGTTTCCCTTACGGGGAGCTGGAGGAGAGCGGGGTGCTGTTCCCCCTGTGTGAGACCTCGATGCGGCTGCTCGGCCCCTGCCGTTACGAGGACCGTCTGACCGTTGTCACCCGCCTGACCCGCCTTCAGAGCCGCAAGGTGGTGTTCGGGTACCGCGTGCTCAAGGCCGAGGAACTGATGGTCACTGGAGTGACCGAGCATATCTGCACGGACAGACTGATGAAAGTGCGCAAGCTGCCACCCGATCTGTACGAAGCGCTGGACCGTGCACTGGATCGCACGGATGAGAAGTTGACAGCCGGCAGCCTGGAAAGGACCGGCCATTAG
- a CDS encoding isoprenylcysteine carboxylmethyltransferase family protein encodes MASTGKAVSKLVIGLVTFIGLPLLVWGGDMGAFLREPARLWYVVFTVVLHTLIVIRLPDSGRWTRGERTVSRQRLAIFLLMLLSLALMPLAPWCDRRGVLVLGGGETLRWVGLNAYCLGIWITHWAEATLGRQFSVEVTIQEGHTLVTGGPYRWLRHPRYSGIILYMAGVALTFRSWLGLALVGGMALVLLWRIRDEDQLLHEQFGAEWEAWAARTKKLAPFV; translated from the coding sequence ATGGCTTCGACAGGCAAAGCGGTGTCCAAACTGGTGATCGGTCTGGTGACTTTTATCGGTCTGCCGCTGCTGGTCTGGGGCGGCGACATGGGCGCTTTTCTCCGTGAGCCGGCCCGTCTGTGGTATGTTGTGTTCACGGTGGTGCTGCACACCCTGATCGTTATCCGGCTGCCGGATTCCGGACGCTGGACCCGAGGCGAGCGCACCGTGAGCCGTCAGCGGCTGGCGATATTCCTTCTGATGCTCCTTTCGCTGGCCCTGATGCCGCTGGCCCCCTGGTGCGACCGCCGGGGCGTGCTGGTGCTGGGCGGCGGTGAGACTCTGCGCTGGGTGGGTCTGAACGCATACTGTCTGGGTATCTGGATCACCCACTGGGCCGAGGCCACGCTGGGCCGTCAGTTCAGCGTGGAGGTGACGATCCAGGAGGGGCATACACTCGTAACCGGCGGGCCGTACCGCTGGCTGCGCCATCCGCGCTACAGCGGGATCATTCTCTACATGGCCGGGGTGGCGCTGACTTTCCGTTCCTGGCTCGGGCTGGCGCTGGTGGGTGGGATGGCCCTGGTGCTGCTCTGGCGCATCCGGGACGAGGACCAGCTTCTGCACGAGCAGTTCGGGGCCGAATGGGAGGCCTGGGCCGCCCGGACCAAGAAGCTGGCGCCGTTCGTGT
- a CDS encoding UDP-2,3-diacylglucosamine diphosphatase has translation MPAGSKITFPPCLELELGEKERVLFFSDAHLDSEATPEARERSARVLEFLDWAGDNCETLVILGDLFDFYFEYRSVFPSRYLRVLSALDRLSAGGVRCLYVGGNHDFWLGELFSRTLGVTLVRDGLLLERKAPTPQRVLATHGDGLGPGDTGYKILKKLLRNPFLIFLFRLIHPDWGYALARLTSRTSRKYTNHRQPARVEASARTGQALLDSGRNLSAVVLAHTHQPDCRQFENGLYFNSGDWCTHFSYVRWDERGLSLESFTGTR, from the coding sequence ATGCCTGCGGGCAGCAAAATAACTTTTCCGCCCTGCCTGGAACTGGAACTGGGTGAAAAGGAGCGCGTGCTGTTTTTCAGCGACGCCCACCTGGACAGCGAAGCAACCCCCGAGGCGCGCGAACGCAGCGCCCGCGTGCTCGAATTCCTGGACTGGGCCGGGGACAATTGCGAGACCCTGGTGATCCTGGGCGACCTGTTCGATTTCTATTTCGAGTACAGGAGCGTTTTCCCCTCGCGCTACCTTCGCGTGCTTTCCGCCCTGGACCGTCTGTCGGCCGGAGGCGTGCGCTGCCTGTATGTGGGGGGAAACCACGATTTCTGGCTGGGCGAGCTTTTCAGTCGCACGCTGGGCGTGACCCTGGTGCGGGACGGGCTCCTTCTGGAGCGGAAAGCCCCCACGCCGCAGCGTGTCCTGGCCACGCATGGGGATGGCCTCGGGCCTGGGGACACGGGCTATAAAATCCTGAAGAAACTCCTGCGCAACCCGTTCCTTATCTTCCTTTTCCGCCTGATCCACCCGGACTGGGGCTACGCCCTGGCCCGCCTGACCAGCCGCACCAGCCGCAAGTACACCAACCACCGTCAGCCCGCCCGCGTGGAGGCCTCGGCCCGCACCGGCCAGGCCCTGCTGGACTCCGGCCGCAACCTGAGCGCCGTGGTGCTGGCCCACACCCACCAGCCCGACTGCCGTCAGTTCGAAAACGGCCTGTATTTCAACAGCGGGGACTGGTGCACGCATTTCAGCTACGTACGCTGGGAT
- a CDS encoding YicC family protein yields MILSMTGFGRADTTFEGGTFTVEVRSVNHRFTDISIRLPRALNNLESLVRETIKARVQRGSVSVNVNWERAEDSDRLPTLNEPLLLRYRQILQRMSQLGVEGEPNLDTLCRLPEIFSLQAREVDEQAARPVLEAALNEALDRLVEMRGREGDNLAADILARLGSMSAVMDEIAVQGPQRLERLTARLREKVTAALEGVAEPDPARLVQEITIYADKWDISEEQVRFRSHLEALRQALSQGGAVGRRLNFLIQELNREVNTVGSKANDASIAQLVVGLKEELERIREQVENME; encoded by the coding sequence ATGATACTAAGCATGACCGGGTTCGGACGGGCCGACACCACTTTCGAGGGCGGGACATTCACGGTCGAGGTGCGAAGCGTCAACCACCGCTTCACCGACATTTCGATCCGCCTGCCGCGCGCGCTGAACAACCTGGAGTCCCTGGTGCGCGAGACAATCAAGGCCCGCGTGCAGCGCGGCTCGGTAAGCGTGAACGTGAACTGGGAGCGCGCCGAGGACAGCGACCGTCTGCCCACGCTCAACGAGCCCCTGCTGCTGCGCTACCGTCAGATTCTGCAGCGGATGAGCCAGCTGGGGGTGGAGGGCGAGCCGAACCTCGACACGCTCTGCCGTCTGCCCGAGATTTTCAGCCTGCAGGCGCGCGAGGTGGATGAGCAGGCCGCCCGTCCCGTGCTCGAGGCCGCTTTGAACGAGGCCCTCGACCGTCTGGTCGAGATGCGCGGCCGCGAGGGGGACAACCTGGCCGCCGACATCCTGGCCCGCCTGGGGAGCATGTCCGCGGTGATGGACGAGATCGCCGTGCAGGGGCCGCAGCGCCTGGAGCGCCTGACCGCCCGTCTGCGCGAGAAAGTCACCGCCGCCCTGGAGGGCGTGGCCGAGCCGGACCCGGCCCGCCTCGTCCAGGAGATCACGATCTATGCCGACAAGTGGGACATCAGCGAGGAGCAGGTGCGTTTCCGCAGCCACCTGGAGGCCCTGCGCCAGGCCCTGTCCCAGGGCGGCGCGGTGGGACGGCGTCTGAATTTCCTGATCCAGGAGCTGAACCGCGAGGTCAATACAGTGGGCTCCAAAGCCAACGACGCCTCCATCGCACAGTTGGTGGTGGGGCTGAAAGAAGAGCTGGAGCGTATCCGCGAGCAAGTGGAGAACATGGAGTAG
- a CDS encoding M23 family metallopeptidase, with protein sequence MSFLTALAPILVSAVAGAVPVSVSLSDSLVPQGGIFCLEVRGSGQTDTVAVSFDGAPAPVVREGDRCYALLGVDMEARPGRRPVQVRLGQGPEAKTVRRWVRVVDGKFPVQRVTLPPEKVFPDTAAQARIKREDAYRDSCWSRWENRRYWSDRFIAPIDGQMNRFGNRRILNGAPRSPHTGVDITAESGTPVKATAAGRVIATGDFFFSGNSVYIDHGFGLISMYFHLSRVDVAQGDTVGQGQVIGAVGATGRVNGAHLHWGIRYRNARINPKSLLDLRLE encoded by the coding sequence TTGAGCTTTTTGACAGCACTGGCCCCGATTCTTGTTTCGGCCGTGGCTGGCGCAGTCCCGGTGAGCGTGAGTCTTTCCGACAGCCTGGTCCCCCAGGGTGGGATCTTCTGCCTGGAGGTGCGAGGCAGCGGGCAGACCGATACGGTTGCGGTGAGCTTCGACGGCGCCCCGGCGCCGGTGGTCCGCGAGGGCGACCGGTGTTACGCTCTGCTGGGAGTGGACATGGAGGCGCGTCCCGGACGGCGTCCGGTCCAGGTCCGCTTGGGGCAGGGGCCCGAGGCGAAAACCGTGCGGCGCTGGGTGCGGGTGGTGGACGGTAAATTCCCGGTGCAGAGGGTCACCCTCCCACCCGAAAAAGTGTTCCCGGACACGGCGGCCCAGGCCCGGATAAAACGGGAGGATGCCTACCGGGACAGTTGCTGGTCGCGCTGGGAGAACCGGCGCTACTGGAGCGACCGGTTCATCGCGCCCATCGATGGACAGATGAACCGCTTCGGCAACCGCAGGATACTCAACGGTGCACCGCGCAGCCCGCACACCGGGGTGGATATCACTGCCGAGTCCGGCACACCGGTGAAAGCCACCGCCGCCGGGCGGGTGATCGCGACCGGGGATTTCTTTTTCAGCGGCAACAGTGTCTATATCGACCACGGTTTCGGTCTGATCAGCATGTATTTCCACCTCAGCCGGGTGGATGTGGCGCAGGGAGATACGGTTGGGCAGGGCCAGGTGATCGGTGCGGTTGGGGCCACGGGGCGGGTCAACGGAGCGCACCTCCACTGGGGGATACGCTACCGCAACGCCCGGATCAACCCGAAGAGCCTGCTCGATCTGAGACTGGAATGA
- the gmk gene encoding guanylate kinase, which translates to MPERETVTEQTCPGLDTGRARPEEIRLVIVITAPSGAGKTTVIRRLLESDSRLHYSVSATTRPRRDREVEGKDYFFLAEGEFRQRLEAGEFAEWAVVHDHLYGTLKSQIEQNLSAGRHVVMDVDVQGAEQLRHTCRAGVFIYLAPPSMEELERRLRSRGTEDPATLERRLANAREEIRRLPYFDYLVLNDDLERSVAAVRAIIEAEEHRVKRLADPYAVVRSLLYEK; encoded by the coding sequence ATGCCTGAAAGGGAAACGGTGACCGAACAGACTTGTCCGGGTTTGGATACAGGCCGGGCGCGGCCGGAGGAGATCCGTCTGGTGATAGTGATAACCGCGCCCAGCGGGGCGGGCAAGACCACGGTGATCCGCCGCCTGTTGGAGTCCGACAGCCGGCTGCACTACTCGGTCTCGGCCACCACCCGGCCGCGGCGCGACAGAGAGGTGGAGGGGAAGGATTACTTTTTCCTGGCTGAGGGTGAGTTCCGTCAGCGGCTGGAGGCGGGCGAGTTCGCCGAGTGGGCCGTGGTGCACGATCATCTCTACGGCACCCTGAAAAGCCAGATCGAGCAGAACCTGTCCGCGGGCAGGCACGTGGTGATGGACGTGGATGTGCAGGGGGCGGAGCAGTTGCGCCACACCTGCCGCGCCGGGGTGTTCATCTACCTGGCCCCGCCCAGCATGGAGGAGTTGGAGCGACGCCTGCGCTCCCGCGGCACTGAGGACCCGGCCACCCTGGAGCGCCGTCTGGCCAACGCCCGCGAGGAGATCCGCCGCCTGCCGTATTTCGACTACCTGGTGCTCAATGATGACTTGGAGCGAAGCGTGGCCGCGGTGCGGGCCATAATCGAGGCCGAGGAGCACCGCGTGAAACGCCTGGCCGACCCCTACGCCGTGGTGCGAAGTCTACTGTACGAGAAATGA
- the coaBC gene encoding bifunctional phosphopantothenoylcysteine decarboxylase/phosphopantothenate--cysteine ligase CoaBC produces the protein MYKQFAGRRILVGLSGGIACYKSCDLVSRLVQAGAEVRVLMTRNACEFVAPLTLQALSGHPVYTGTFAPADPGGIDHVRLADFAELLVVIPATANILAKMAHGIADDLLSTTYISCDCPTLAVVAMNTRMYEHPATRANLELLKRRGVHLLHPESGYLACGTEGTGRLPDRERIMEKIAQVLGAAETLEGLIVLVTAGPTREALDPVRYISNPSSGRMGFALARAAVRLGAARVELITGPVSLDTPLGVERMDIVSAEQLFAAVQARAPQADIVVMAAAVGDWTPEGPQAHKIKKSSPDAELTLRLRQSPDSLAWAAQHRKSGATVVGFAVETADEERNALDKLRRKGIDLIVVNNPLEMGAGFAVQTNRVTVLDSAGARTELPLLDKDEVAARVLELAAARHAGKGKP, from the coding sequence ATGTATAAACAGTTCGCCGGACGGCGTATCCTGGTGGGTCTGAGCGGCGGGATCGCCTGCTACAAGAGCTGCGACCTGGTCAGCCGTCTGGTCCAGGCCGGAGCCGAGGTGCGGGTTCTGATGACCCGCAACGCCTGCGAGTTCGTGGCCCCGCTCACGTTGCAGGCCCTGTCCGGCCACCCGGTCTACACGGGCACTTTCGCCCCGGCCGACCCGGGCGGGATCGACCACGTGCGGCTGGCCGATTTCGCCGAGCTGCTGGTCGTAATCCCGGCCACGGCCAATATCCTGGCCAAGATGGCCCACGGGATCGCGGATGACCTGCTCTCCACCACCTACATCTCGTGCGACTGCCCGACCCTGGCCGTGGTGGCGATGAACACCCGTATGTACGAGCACCCGGCCACACGCGCCAACCTGGAGCTTCTTAAGCGCCGCGGCGTGCACCTTCTGCATCCCGAGAGCGGCTACCTGGCCTGCGGCACGGAAGGCACCGGGCGGCTGCCGGACCGCGAGCGGATCATGGAGAAAATCGCCCAGGTGCTGGGCGCGGCCGAGACCCTGGAGGGCCTCATTGTACTGGTCACCGCGGGTCCGACCCGTGAGGCGCTCGACCCGGTGCGCTATATCAGCAACCCCTCCAGCGGCCGGATGGGTTTCGCCCTGGCCCGCGCCGCGGTGCGCCTGGGGGCCGCGCGGGTGGAGTTGATCACTGGCCCGGTAAGCCTGGACACCCCGCTGGGAGTGGAGCGCATGGACATAGTGAGCGCGGAGCAGCTTTTCGCCGCGGTCCAGGCCCGCGCCCCGCAGGCGGATATTGTCGTGATGGCGGCCGCGGTGGGCGACTGGACTCCGGAGGGGCCGCAGGCGCATAAAATCAAGAAATCCTCCCCGGACGCGGAACTCACGCTGCGCCTGCGCCAGAGCCCGGACAGCCTGGCCTGGGCCGCGCAGCACCGCAAGAGCGGCGCCACAGTGGTGGGCTTTGCCGTGGAGACCGCGGATGAGGAGCGCAACGCCCTGGACAAGCTGCGCCGCAAGGGGATCGACCTGATCGTGGTCAACAATCCGCTCGAGATGGGCGCGGGTTTCGCCGTACAGACCAACCGGGTGACAGTGCTGGACTCTGCCGGCGCGCGGACCGAATTGCCCCTGCTGGACAAAGATGAGGTGGCCGCGCGGGTGCTGGAGCTGGCGGCAGCGCGGCACGCCGGGAAAGGCAAGCCGTGA